A DNA window from Moorella thermoacetica contains the following coding sequences:
- a CDS encoding sodium-translocating pyrophosphatase yields the protein MELFPIIPAGGILALLVALYMTSSVLKEDTGPKEMQTIAAAIREGAMAFLNRQYRTIAGLALIVAVLLALLTRQYHTAVAFITGAFASALSGYIGMYVAVNANLRVAAGARNSLNKALTVAFRGGAVTGLAVTALSLLGVTSLFYAFGGATNPTRAPLDIVGFGFGASFVALFAQLGGGIYTKAADVGADLVGKVEAGIPEDDPRNPAVIADLVGDNVGDCAGRGADLFESTAAENIGAMILGIALVPFFGVKGIVFPLVARAAGIIASIIGMFFVRAEENQDPMAALNRGYIVTSILAIIFLYPISRYMLSGPGINFIYFYGAGIIGIVLSFIFVLITQYYTSYDYRPVKEIARASITGPATNIISGVAVGFESTALPVVFISLAILGAYWLGLKSGLPGGGLYGTAVATMGMLSTAAYILAMDTYGPITDNAGGIVEMSGAPEEVRRRTDRLDASGNTTKALTKGYAIGSAALATFLLFSAYIDEVKIALNIKGNFPVDIGKPEVFVGAFIAAMMVLLFSSTAIRAVGNAAQYVILEVRRQFKEIPGIMEGTAKPEYGACVDIVTRGALKEMVLPGLIVVITPIIVGLVLKAEAAAAFLMVGTITGVIVALFLNNGGGAWDNAKKYIELGNFGGKGSEAHKAGVVGDTVGDPFKDTAGPSLHVLVKLISTITLVLAGLFI from the coding sequence ATGGAGCTGTTTCCCATTATCCCTGCCGGTGGGATCCTGGCCCTGCTGGTGGCTCTCTACATGACCAGTAGTGTTTTAAAAGAAGATACCGGTCCTAAGGAAATGCAGACCATTGCCGCGGCTATCAGGGAAGGGGCCATGGCCTTCTTGAACCGCCAGTATCGCACCATTGCGGGCCTGGCCCTTATCGTAGCCGTGCTCCTGGCCCTCCTCACACGCCAGTACCACACAGCCGTCGCCTTTATTACCGGAGCCTTTGCCTCGGCCTTATCAGGTTATATCGGCATGTACGTGGCAGTCAACGCCAACTTGCGGGTGGCCGCCGGGGCGCGTAATAGCCTCAATAAAGCCCTGACTGTTGCCTTCCGCGGCGGTGCCGTTACGGGCCTGGCCGTTACCGCCCTTTCCCTCCTGGGGGTCACCTCCCTCTTCTACGCCTTTGGTGGGGCCACCAATCCCACCCGGGCTCCCCTCGATATTGTCGGCTTTGGCTTTGGTGCCAGCTTTGTCGCCCTTTTTGCCCAGCTGGGCGGTGGTATTTACACCAAGGCTGCCGACGTAGGGGCCGATTTAGTGGGTAAAGTAGAAGCCGGCATACCCGAAGACGATCCGCGCAATCCGGCCGTCATCGCTGACCTGGTGGGTGACAACGTCGGTGACTGCGCCGGCCGTGGTGCCGACCTGTTTGAATCTACGGCGGCAGAAAATATAGGAGCCATGATCCTTGGTATAGCCCTGGTGCCGTTCTTCGGTGTCAAAGGCATCGTCTTCCCCCTGGTAGCCCGGGCGGCAGGGATTATTGCCTCTATAATCGGCATGTTTTTCGTCAGGGCCGAAGAAAACCAGGACCCCATGGCCGCTTTGAACCGGGGTTATATCGTTACCAGTATCCTGGCTATAATCTTTCTCTATCCTATCAGTCGCTATATGTTGAGTGGCCCGGGGATTAACTTCATCTATTTTTACGGCGCCGGGATCATCGGCATTGTTTTAAGCTTCATCTTTGTCCTCATTACCCAGTACTATACTTCCTACGACTACCGTCCGGTCAAGGAGATCGCCCGTGCCTCTATAACCGGCCCGGCGACGAACATCATCTCCGGTGTAGCTGTGGGCTTTGAGAGCACGGCGCTGCCTGTCGTCTTTATTTCCCTGGCCATCCTGGGTGCTTACTGGCTGGGACTGAAAAGCGGCCTTCCCGGTGGCGGCCTCTATGGCACCGCCGTGGCAACCATGGGTATGCTCAGCACGGCGGCCTACATCCTGGCCATGGATACCTATGGTCCCATTACCGATAACGCCGGCGGCATTGTCGAAATGTCCGGCGCTCCGGAAGAAGTCCGGCGGCGCACCGACCGCCTGGATGCCTCCGGCAATACCACCAAGGCCCTGACCAAGGGTTATGCCATCGGCAGTGCCGCCCTGGCGACCTTCCTCCTCTTCTCGGCATATATCGACGAAGTCAAAATAGCCCTGAATATCAAAGGCAATTTCCCCGTAGATATCGGCAAACCCGAAGTCTTTGTCGGCGCCTTCATCGCCGCCATGATGGTCCTGCTGTTCAGCTCAACCGCCATCCGTGCTGTAGGCAACGCCGCCCAGTACGTCATCCTAGAAGTCCGGCGCCAGTTTAAAGAGATTCCGGGTATTATGGAAGGCACGGCCAAGCCGGAGTATGGCGCTTGCGTTGATATTGTTACCAGGGGAGCTTTGAAAGAAATGGTCTTACCTGGCTTGATTGTCGTCATTACCCCCATCATTGTCGGTCTGGTGTTGAAAGCCGAGGCTGCCGCTGCCTTTCTCATGGTAGGGACCATCACCGGCGTCATTGTGGCCCTCTTCCTCAACAACGGCGGCGGTGCCTGGGACAACGCCAAGAAGTATATCGAGCTGGGCAACTTTGGCGGTAAAGGGTCGGAAGCCCATAAAGCCGGTGTTGTCGGCGACACCGTAGGTGATCCTTTTAAAGATACTGCCGGGCCATCCCTGCACGTCCTGGTAAAACTCATCAGTACCATTACCCTGGTCCTGGCAGGATTATTTATCTAA
- a CDS encoding sugar kinase, which yields MAKIITFGEIMLRLSTPEYQRFVQAESFNVTYGGGEANVACSVVNYGAEAAFVTKVPANPLGQAAINHLRRYGVDTSHILQGGERLGIYFLETGASQRPSKVVYDRKYASIAGVQPGEFDWARIFSGASWFHFTGITPALGENVAAVTLEAARKAKEMGLTVSCDLNYRKNLWTPEQARATMTELMTYVDVAIGNEEDAEKVFGIKAAASDVTKGEINEEGYRQVARELLNRFNLQKVAITLRESFSAFDNGWSALIYDGQEFYRSRRYQIHIVDRVGGGDAFAGGLIYALTEGFAPAEALEFAVAASCLKHTIPGDFNHVTREEVLSLMRGDASGRVQR from the coding sequence ATGGCCAAGATTATTACCTTTGGAGAAATCATGTTGCGTTTATCGACGCCGGAGTACCAGCGTTTTGTTCAAGCAGAATCCTTTAACGTTACTTACGGGGGCGGCGAGGCCAACGTCGCCTGTTCCGTGGTCAATTATGGTGCCGAGGCCGCTTTCGTCACCAAAGTCCCGGCCAACCCTTTGGGCCAGGCAGCCATCAACCACCTGCGCCGTTACGGCGTGGATACCAGCCATATCCTCCAGGGAGGCGAACGCCTGGGGATCTATTTCCTGGAAACCGGGGCCTCCCAGCGACCTTCAAAAGTTGTTTATGACCGTAAGTACGCCAGTATCGCCGGGGTACAGCCGGGTGAATTTGACTGGGCCAGGATTTTTTCCGGAGCTTCCTGGTTTCACTTTACCGGTATTACCCCCGCCCTGGGAGAAAATGTAGCCGCTGTCACCCTGGAAGCTGCCCGGAAGGCGAAAGAAATGGGCCTTACAGTTAGCTGTGACCTTAACTACCGCAAGAACCTCTGGACTCCTGAGCAGGCCAGGGCGACCATGACGGAATTAATGACTTATGTTGATGTAGCCATCGGCAACGAAGAAGATGCGGAGAAGGTTTTTGGCATTAAAGCGGCTGCTTCCGATGTTACCAAAGGGGAGATTAACGAAGAAGGTTACCGCCAGGTGGCCAGGGAGCTATTAAATCGCTTTAACCTGCAAAAAGTAGCCATCACCTTAAGGGAGAGCTTTTCAGCCTTTGATAACGGCTGGTCGGCCCTCATCTACGATGGCCAGGAGTTTTACCGCTCGCGCCGTTACCAGATCCACATTGTGGACCGGGTCGGCGGCGGTGACGCCTTTGCCGGCGGCTTAATCTACGCCCTGACGGAAGGCTTTGCCCCAGCAGAGGCCCTGGAATTTGCCGTGGCTGCTTCCTGCCTGAAGCATACCATCCCAGGCGATTTTAACCATGTCACCCGCGAAGAAGTTTTGAGCCTTATGCGCGGCGACGCTTCCGGCAGGGTACAGCGATAA
- a CDS encoding bifunctional 4-hydroxy-2-oxoglutarate aldolase/2-dehydro-3-deoxy-phosphogluconate aldolase produces MQKLKVMQRIIDCGIVAVVRAENPEQALKIAEAVKTGGVEAIEITLTIPGALDVIRELATTYREGEILIGAGTVLDATTARMAILAGAEFLVSPCLDVEMVKTCNRYQKVCMAGAMSIREIVEVMEAGSDFVKFFPGSAFGPEMVKAIKGPLPQAPIIPTGGVSLENVAQWIKAGCEAVGVGGELIKGAKTGNYELVKETARKFVSAIRAARGL; encoded by the coding sequence ATGCAAAAACTAAAAGTAATGCAGCGAATTATTGACTGCGGCATTGTAGCAGTAGTACGAGCTGAGAATCCTGAGCAGGCATTAAAGATTGCCGAGGCGGTTAAAACAGGAGGAGTGGAAGCAATTGAAATTACCTTGACTATACCGGGGGCCCTGGATGTTATCCGGGAACTGGCCACCACCTACCGGGAAGGTGAAATCTTAATTGGTGCCGGTACAGTCCTGGATGCCACTACCGCCAGGATGGCCATCCTGGCTGGAGCCGAATTCCTCGTTAGCCCCTGCCTGGACGTGGAGATGGTAAAGACTTGCAACCGCTACCAAAAGGTCTGCATGGCCGGGGCGATGTCCATAAGAGAAATAGTCGAAGTTATGGAAGCCGGCAGTGATTTCGTCAAGTTTTTCCCGGGCAGCGCTTTTGGGCCGGAAATGGTTAAAGCAATCAAAGGGCCATTGCCCCAGGCGCCAATTATACCCACCGGCGGTGTCAGCCTGGAAAACGTCGCCCAGTGGATCAAAGCCGGATGTGAAGCTGTAGGAGTTGGCGGCGAGCTGATCAAAGGAGCCAAAACCGGCAATTACGAGCTGGTAAAAGAAACAGCCCGGAAGTTTGTATCCGCCATCCGGGCCGCCAGAGGATTATAA
- a CDS encoding ROK family transcriptional regulator, with protein sequence MSNEVGNLQLVKKLNRISILNIIRKHNTISRQQLAKLTGLTPAAITGIVRDLVASGYVIEKGLGKSNGGRRPVKLQFNPDSGYVLGAEITRNSTTLGMVNLDAKPLILKQYNIDMTDPQQGLSRLADEVTKMIIESGIESKNILGMGVAYPGLVDISTRVVKRSPNLGKKWRDIPIENWLQEMTGIKIFVENNSNAAAMAEYCFGRGKETKNMAYINLGEGISAGIILNGMLAYGFRGYTGEIGHLVIDEDGPLCNCGNNGCLESLCAVPALVRKANNELSLYNQKDPLKAIWLEKGEVKIEDIMANANNVGSYAQKLIRQAGWYIGKAIAAIINVFNPEAIFIGGILAEAGNSLLDPLIESVQKHAFPELVREVRIELSSMRKDTGFYGACAIAIRALFEGGVDALLGV encoded by the coding sequence ATGAGCAATGAGGTAGGGAACCTACAGCTAGTAAAAAAGCTAAACAGGATTAGCATCCTCAATATTATCAGAAAGCATAATACCATTTCTCGACAACAATTAGCCAAGTTAACTGGCCTTACGCCGGCGGCGATAACAGGGATTGTACGCGACCTAGTAGCATCAGGTTACGTTATTGAAAAAGGCCTGGGAAAATCTAACGGTGGAAGGCGCCCTGTTAAGTTGCAATTTAACCCGGATTCCGGATATGTACTTGGGGCAGAAATAACAAGAAACAGTACCACACTGGGCATGGTTAACCTCGATGCAAAACCATTAATACTTAAACAATACAATATTGACATGACCGATCCTCAACAAGGTCTAAGTCGACTAGCCGACGAGGTTACAAAAATGATAATTGAAAGTGGCATTGAAAGCAAAAATATCTTGGGCATGGGAGTAGCCTATCCGGGATTGGTTGACATTAGTACAAGGGTAGTGAAACGTTCGCCCAATTTGGGTAAAAAATGGCGGGATATCCCGATTGAAAATTGGTTACAGGAAATGACTGGAATTAAGATTTTTGTCGAAAATAACTCTAATGCAGCGGCGATGGCTGAATATTGTTTTGGCCGGGGTAAGGAAACTAAAAATATGGCTTATATTAACTTGGGTGAAGGCATTAGTGCGGGTATTATTCTGAATGGTATGTTGGCATATGGATTCCGGGGCTATACTGGTGAAATCGGCCATCTCGTGATCGACGAAGACGGACCTCTTTGTAATTGTGGTAATAATGGTTGCCTTGAGAGTTTGTGTGCAGTCCCGGCATTGGTTCGCAAGGCCAATAATGAACTCTCGTTATATAACCAAAAAGATCCCTTGAAAGCAATTTGGCTAGAGAAAGGCGAAGTAAAAATAGAAGATATTATGGCAAATGCTAATAATGTAGGATCATATGCTCAAAAGTTGATTAGGCAGGCTGGCTGGTATATTGGTAAAGCTATTGCCGCTATTATCAATGTCTTTAATCCGGAAGCCATCTTTATCGGGGGCATTTTGGCCGAAGCAGGTAATAGTTTATTAGACCCCCTGATTGAAAGCGTGCAAAAACATGCTTTCCCTGAGCTGGTGCGGGAGGTGAGAATTGAACTTTCGTCCATGAGGAAGGATACTGGTTTTTATGGTGCATGCGCTATAGCGATTCGAGCACTGTTTGAGGGAGGGGTCGATGCACTGCTGGGTGTTTAA
- a CDS encoding C4-dicarboxylate TRAP transporter substrate-binding protein, translating into MFKWKKLILPLLLLIAMLIMSACGKSPADKQQDSNTYTLKIHMVINEQDPIYQGYAEFKKGVEARTNGKVKVELYPNGVLGNDEDLLQQAMLGGNVAVNSDAGRLGVWVPEMGILLAPYLTDNANEMQKLLKSDLVKKWTDELAQKKGLTVLSFNYYAGARHFITKKPISTPEDLNGLKIRTPGSPVWQETIKAMGATPVALPWTETYPAIEQGVIDGAEAQDSATYGAKIYEVAKYITKTGHIQLWNCLVVGTKWFEQLPKEYQQILIEESIKAGDFTTNKVLASEKELEDKMAATGAIIKEVDIKPFKTKSEIVYSKLNYQDLRQEVNKVLGK; encoded by the coding sequence ATGTTTAAGTGGAAAAAATTAATTCTACCATTATTATTGTTAATAGCAATGCTAATTATGAGCGCATGTGGTAAATCTCCGGCAGATAAACAACAGGATAGCAACACATATACCCTTAAAATTCATATGGTAATAAATGAGCAGGATCCTATATATCAAGGCTATGCTGAGTTCAAAAAGGGGGTAGAAGCACGGACAAATGGCAAAGTAAAGGTTGAGCTTTATCCCAACGGTGTGTTGGGTAACGATGAAGATTTACTTCAACAGGCAATGCTAGGCGGGAACGTAGCGGTTAATTCGGACGCTGGACGGCTAGGAGTATGGGTACCGGAGATGGGTATTTTGTTAGCGCCGTATCTTACCGACAATGCAAACGAGATGCAAAAATTGCTAAAATCTGATCTTGTAAAGAAATGGACGGATGAACTTGCCCAGAAAAAAGGGTTAACTGTACTTTCGTTCAATTATTACGCTGGTGCTCGCCATTTTATAACTAAAAAACCAATTTCTACACCTGAAGATCTAAATGGATTAAAAATAAGAACTCCTGGCTCACCTGTTTGGCAGGAAACTATCAAAGCTATGGGGGCCACTCCTGTTGCTTTACCATGGACTGAAACTTATCCTGCTATAGAGCAGGGAGTCATTGATGGCGCCGAAGCCCAAGATTCTGCGACTTATGGTGCTAAAATTTATGAGGTTGCCAAGTATATCACGAAAACCGGCCATATTCAGCTCTGGAATTGCTTAGTGGTAGGAACAAAATGGTTCGAACAACTTCCCAAAGAATACCAGCAAATCCTGATAGAAGAATCAATTAAGGCCGGAGACTTTACTACTAACAAGGTCTTGGCGAGTGAAAAAGAATTAGAAGATAAAATGGCTGCAACTGGCGCTATAATTAAAGAAGTAGATATTAAACCCTTTAAAACAAAGTCAGAAATAGTATATAGCAAATTAAACTACCAGGATTTGCGCCAGGAAGTCAATAAAGTGTTAGGGAAATAA
- a CDS encoding TRAP transporter small permease, protein MQRFARMVDKIESFLSIWLLGIIVLLIFFSSLLRYIGFPINGADTIAETLFVWLIYIGADQVLRKDRHLGVDFFTQRLPVRIRNFISIVVLLVMLAFLVLVTYFGMSLTLANNGRILGDLPISYSFVAMAIPIGTFLMCLTIIVRILVLIWDLKN, encoded by the coding sequence ATGCAACGATTTGCCCGGATGGTTGATAAAATTGAAAGTTTTTTATCGATATGGTTATTGGGTATTATAGTGTTGTTAATATTTTTTTCATCGTTATTACGTTATATAGGATTTCCTATTAATGGAGCTGATACTATTGCTGAAACTTTGTTTGTTTGGCTTATATATATTGGCGCTGACCAGGTTTTGAGAAAGGATAGACACTTGGGTGTAGACTTTTTTACGCAGCGTTTACCTGTCAGGATTAGAAATTTTATATCGATAGTTGTTCTTTTAGTGATGTTGGCATTTCTAGTTTTAGTTACCTATTTTGGAATGTCTCTTACCCTTGCAAATAACGGAAGGATTTTAGGTGATTTGCCGATTAGCTACTCGTTTGTTGCTATGGCTATTCCAATTGGAACATTTTTAATGTGTCTAACGATAATAGTTAGGATACTGGTTTTAATATGGGACCTTAAGAATTAA
- a CDS encoding TRAP transporter large permease, giving the protein MLLVVLTFIILLLLNMPIAFTLGISGIIYFLTQVSVPLPVVVQRMITGTQSYPLLAVPFFILAGHIMNASGITSRLMKLADALTGHLVGGMAHVSIVLSMLMGGVSGSSNADVAMQTRILLPEMRKRGYDDGFSAAVLACGSLSTAIIPPSIGLVLYGFVGQVSIGKLLIAGIIPGILMSLIMMFTAYIYAKKRGYDADGKNKKKSFKELISAVKESFWALLFPVFLVMTIRFGIFTATEAAAFAVVYAFLVGKFIYRELDWLKLKEALKNCAEDNAMIMLIISMAAIISYVLAYEKVPVKMASFIVGISDNPFIVMGTIIAFLLVAGMLMEGTVNILLLTPIFLPIVTKLGFDPVHFGIIMAIMIQIGGITPPVGVNMYTVCSLGNIPIEDFVKESLPFLLALMILIAILIAFPKLSLFLPGLMK; this is encoded by the coding sequence GTGTTACTCGTAGTATTAACGTTCATCATTTTACTTTTATTAAACATGCCTATAGCATTTACGCTTGGAATATCGGGAATAATATACTTTTTAACTCAGGTCAGCGTGCCTTTACCGGTGGTAGTTCAGCGGATGATAACAGGTACGCAATCTTATCCACTCCTGGCGGTACCCTTCTTCATTTTAGCGGGCCATATCATGAACGCGTCTGGTATAACCTCGCGCTTAATGAAATTAGCCGACGCGTTAACCGGACACCTGGTAGGAGGAATGGCGCATGTTTCGATTGTTTTAAGCATGCTCATGGGTGGCGTATCTGGTTCTTCTAATGCCGATGTAGCCATGCAAACCCGAATTTTGTTGCCGGAAATGCGCAAAAGAGGATACGATGATGGGTTTTCAGCGGCAGTTTTAGCTTGTGGGTCCTTAAGTACGGCGATTATACCGCCCAGCATCGGCTTAGTATTATATGGATTTGTCGGCCAGGTTTCTATTGGGAAATTATTAATTGCAGGGATTATTCCAGGGATCCTTATGAGTTTAATAATGATGTTTACAGCCTATATATATGCAAAAAAAAGAGGCTATGACGCTGATGGAAAGAACAAAAAGAAGTCTTTTAAAGAATTAATTTCTGCCGTCAAAGAGAGTTTTTGGGCATTGCTATTTCCTGTGTTTTTAGTGATGACTATCAGATTCGGCATCTTCACCGCGACTGAAGCAGCGGCTTTTGCGGTAGTTTACGCATTTTTAGTCGGTAAATTTATATATCGTGAATTGGACTGGTTAAAATTAAAAGAGGCCTTAAAAAACTGTGCGGAAGATAACGCGATGATTATGCTTATCATTTCAATGGCGGCAATCATAAGTTATGTGCTGGCATATGAAAAAGTCCCGGTGAAGATGGCAAGCTTTATCGTCGGGATATCTGACAATCCTTTTATTGTCATGGGTACAATTATCGCTTTTCTTTTGGTAGCCGGGATGTTGATGGAAGGTACAGTTAACATTTTATTGTTAACACCTATTTTCCTTCCGATTGTAACAAAACTAGGTTTTGATCCCGTGCATTTCGGTATCATAATGGCGATAATGATTCAGATTGGCGGGATTACACCCCCTGTAGGGGTAAATATGTATACAGTTTGCTCTCTTGGCAATATCCCAATAGAAGATTTTGTAAAAGAGAGTTTGCCTTTCCTTCTTGCGTTAATGATTTTAATTGCTATATTAATTGCATTTCCAAAGCTAAGCTTATTTCTACCGGGATTAATGAAATAA
- a CDS encoding uroporphyrinogen decarboxylase family protein: MNLSQWSIIKKCVNMEELIQVPVGLIVDSPWIPGYVGISTMDYFTIPEKWLEANIKIIKDFPEIIFLPGFWVEYGMATEPSGFGCKINFYPDRTPTINHIINSPEEAEDIFVPNPQTDGLMPFVLNIYRNIEPKVKDLGRCIKVVAARGPLTIASHLMGVTNFLIGLKTDPANTHKLLKKTTTLAKNWLEAQAEVLSEVEGIMVLDDIVGFLSQDDYLEFAHPYLKEIFDAFPQCIKMYHNDSDNIVCFSYLQDLSINIFNFTHLQDIAKVRQLVGNKICLLGNIPPLDVLTNGTPDMVAEAAVNCLNQHGNKAGIILSAGGGTSPGTPGRNIHALIKATANY, encoded by the coding sequence ATGAATTTATCTCAATGGTCTATTATCAAAAAATGTGTTAATATGGAAGAACTCATTCAGGTACCGGTCGGCTTAATCGTTGACAGCCCATGGATTCCAGGATACGTAGGCATATCTACAATGGATTATTTCACAATACCTGAGAAATGGTTGGAAGCAAACATAAAAATTATTAAAGATTTTCCAGAGATAATCTTTTTACCCGGTTTCTGGGTTGAGTATGGGATGGCAACAGAACCGTCCGGCTTTGGCTGTAAAATAAATTTTTATCCTGACAGGACGCCAACGATAAATCATATAATTAATTCTCCTGAGGAAGCGGAGGATATATTTGTTCCTAATCCCCAGACTGACGGCTTGATGCCTTTTGTGCTAAATATTTACAGGAATATCGAACCCAAGGTGAAAGATCTCGGCCGGTGTATAAAAGTAGTTGCTGCTAGGGGACCTTTGACCATTGCTTCCCACCTGATGGGTGTCACCAACTTCTTGATAGGGCTGAAAACCGATCCGGCCAACACCCATAAATTGTTGAAAAAGACTACCACGCTTGCTAAAAATTGGTTGGAAGCACAGGCCGAGGTTTTGAGTGAAGTTGAAGGTATTATGGTTTTGGACGATATAGTCGGTTTCCTTTCTCAGGATGATTATCTGGAGTTTGCGCATCCTTACCTAAAAGAAATTTTTGATGCTTTTCCTCAGTGCATAAAAATGTATCATAACGATTCGGACAATATAGTTTGTTTTAGCTACTTACAGGATTTGTCTATAAATATTTTTAACTTTACCCATCTGCAGGATATAGCCAAGGTAAGACAGTTAGTAGGTAATAAAATATGCCTATTGGGAAATATTCCGCCTCTTGATGTACTCACCAACGGCACGCCTGATATGGTAGCAGAGGCGGCTGTGAATTGCTTGAATCAGCATGGTAACAAGGCGGGGATTATCTTATCAGCTGGTGGCGGCACTTCACCCGGAACGCCAGGAAGAAATATCCATGCCCTTATTAAAGCTACAGCTAATTATTAA
- a CDS encoding SDR family NAD(P)-dependent oxidoreductase — protein sequence MPLLKLQLIIKEGGRIKQMFSFEGKIVWITGSSTGIGRAMALGFARNGANVVIHYNNSEKAALSLAQEIEQMGKKSLVVRGDVSDKNQVDAMVSKIKERFGRIDVLINNAGSMIKRARFEEVDEALWDRIINVNLKSVFLVTKAVFPMMKAQGKGKIINITSVAAKNGGGAGSITYATAKGGISTFTRALARDLADYNILVNAIAPGLIRTPFHNPEITPPQVFEKMASEILLKRAGTPEDIVGAALFLASDYADYITGETIDVNGGLFMS from the coding sequence ATGCCCTTATTAAAGCTACAGCTAATTATTAAAGAAGGAGGTCGAATAAAGCAGATGTTTTCTTTTGAAGGAAAAATTGTCTGGATAACAGGTAGCAGCACTGGCATTGGTCGGGCTATGGCTTTAGGTTTTGCCAGAAATGGGGCTAATGTTGTAATCCATTATAACAACAGTGAAAAGGCTGCGCTAAGTCTGGCGCAAGAAATTGAACAGATGGGAAAAAAATCACTAGTAGTGAGGGGCGATGTCTCTGATAAAAATCAAGTAGACGCTATGGTTAGTAAAATTAAAGAAAGATTTGGCCGGATAGATGTCCTTATAAATAACGCAGGCTCGATGATAAAAAGGGCTAGATTTGAAGAAGTTGATGAAGCATTGTGGGATAGGATTATAAATGTAAATTTAAAATCCGTATTCCTGGTGACAAAGGCTGTTTTCCCTATGATGAAAGCTCAGGGTAAAGGGAAGATAATTAATATAACATCTGTGGCCGCTAAGAATGGTGGCGGTGCGGGGAGTATTACCTATGCAACGGCCAAAGGGGGGATTAGCACTTTTACCCGCGCCCTGGCCCGGGACCTGGCAGACTATAATATACTTGTGAATGCTATTGCCCCTGGCCTAATACGTACACCATTTCATAACCCCGAGATTACTCCACCGCAGGTGTTTGAAAAAATGGCGTCAGAAATCTTATTGAAGCGTGCGGGAACACCAGAGGATATTGTTGGAGCGGCTTTGTTTTTAGCTTCTGATTATGCCGATTATATAACTGGTGAAACTATAGATGTTAATGGTGGATTATTTATGAGCTAG